The Miltoncostaea marina DNA window GGACGTCGCGGCGCAGGTTGACGTGCGTGTAGTCGGCCATGCCCCCAACCTAGCGGGGTCGCCCGACGCTCTGGCGCCTCGCGGTGCGGCGGCCCCCGTCGCCGGGCCGGCCGGTCGCTGGGCGGGTGGTCGTGGGCCGGGTGGTGCTGGGCCGTCCTCGACCACCCCGTCCGCGGCCAGGTCGTCAGCGGACGGGGTGGTCGTGGGGCGCCCCCCGGCGAGGTCGCCGGCTGACGGGGTCGGCCGGGGCGGATCCATTGTGCGGGGCGGGACCCGGCCCTGCGGGCCGTCCTCGGCGAGCCCGTCCAGACAGCGGGGGTCGGCTGGGGCCGATTCATGGCGCGGGCGGATCCGGCCCTGCGTTGACGACGTCGTCGAGAGACGGGCTCGGCTGGGGACGATTCATGGCGCGGGCGGGACCCGGCCCCTCCTGTGACGAGGTCGTCGACGGACCGGGTCGGCTGGGGCCGATCCTGAGCGCGGGCGGGACCCGGCCCTGGCGGGCCGGCTCGCGCTGGGCGGGTGGTCGCGGTGCGGATTCGGCTGGGGCCGATCCTCTGCGCGGGCGGGATCCGGCCCTCGCGGGCCGGCTCGCGCTGGGCACGTTGTCGACGGCCGTGCCCCTCACGCGGGGACCCGGCCTCTTTCGGGCCGGGTCACGCGGCAAATCGCCCCTGGCCGGGGCGATTTGCACACCGGCGCACCGCCTTCGGCGGGGCGGGCGCCGGAAACCCCACCGACGTGAGCGTCCGTGGTGCGCGTGGGGTGTGCCCGGCGCGCTCGTGGCCGGTTTGTGCACGCTCCCGCCTTCGGCGGTCGTGTCTACGACCACGTCGAAGTTCGATCAGGTCGTCCGGGACGGATCGCGACCGGTTCGCCGCGCGGCGCGCCCCGGCGGCGCGTCAGCGTCGACGGAGCCGCGCGGTTGGGGGGCACATTGCCGGAATGGCGCGCCCCGGCCGCCAGGCCGGAGCCGATTCGGCCGGCGCGCCAGCAAGCGTTCCTCGCTTCGACGCAGCCCAGGCCGCCCGGCGGAGCCGGGCGGCCTGGGCGGAGCCCCATGGCTCGCCGCCGCGCGCCAGGGGCGCGACTCAGCCCGACGCAGCCCGGGCGGAGTCCCTACGCGAAGGGGGTCGTGACGGGGCCCTCGCGCTCGTGGTCGCGCTCGTAGGCCGCGATGTCGTCCTCGTGCGCCAGCGTGAGGGCGATGTCGTCCCAGCCGTTGAGGAGCCGCTCGCGCACGACGGGGTCGATCTCGAACGGGAACTCGCGCCCGTCGGCGGCGACGACCACCAGCCGCTCGAGGTCGACGGTCGCCGTGGCGCCCGGCTCGCCCTCGGCCTGCTCCATGAGCGCGCGCACCTGGTCCTCCGGCAGCTGCACCGGGAGCAGGCCGATCTTCGTGCAGTTGGTGCGGAAGATGTCGGCGAAGCTCGGGGCGATCACGGCCCGGAAGCCGAAGTCCTCGAGCGCCCAGGGGGCGTGCTCGCGCGACGAGCCGCAGCCGAAGTTGCGCCCCGCCACCAGGATCGGCGCGCCGGCGTACTCCGGGCGGTCGAGCGGGAAGCCCTCCTCGCCCCGCCAGTCCCAGAACAGGAACTCGCCGAAGCCGGTGCGCTCGATGCGCTTCAGGAACTGCTTGGGGATGATCTGGTCGGTGTCGACGTCGGCCCGGTCCAGCGGGCAGACGACGCCCTCGACCTTGCGGAACGGCTCCATCAGGCCACCGCCTCGACGGCCTCGGGGCTGAACGAGCGCACGTCCACCAGGTGGCCGGTGATCGCCGCGGCGGCGGCCATCGGCGGGCTGACGAGGTGGGTGCGGCCACCCTTGCCCTGGCGCCCCTCAAAGTTGCGGTTGCTCGTGGAGGCGCAGCGCTCGCCCGGCTGGAGCACGTCGTCGTTCATCGCGAGGCACATGGAGCAGCCGGCGTCGCGCCACTCGAAGCCCGCCTCGGTGAAGACCCGGTCGAGGCCCTCGGCCTCGGCCTCGGCCTTCACCTGCATCGAGCCCGGCACCACGATCGCCCGCAGTCCCTCGCGCACCTTGTGGCCGCGCAGCACCTCGGCGGCGGCGCGCAGGTCGGCGAGGCGGCCGTTGGTGCAGGAGCCGATGAAGACGGTGTCGAGGGCGATGTCCTCCATCGCCTCGCCGCCCCGCAGGCCCATGTAGTCGAGCGCGCGGCGCACGCCCTCACGGTCGGCCGGGTCGTCGTACTCCTCCGGCGTGGGGACGCGTCCGGTGATCGGCGCGACCATGCCGGGCGTCGTGCCCCAGGTGACCTGGGGCGCGAGGGACGCGGCGTCGACGTGCACCTCGCGGTCGAAGCGGGCGTCCCAGTCGCTCGGCAGCTCGCGCCAGCGCTCGACGGCCGCCGCGAAGTCGCGCGGTGCGCCGGGCCGGCCCTCGAGCCAGGCGAAGGTGGTCTCGTCGGGGGCGATCATGCCCGCGCGGCCGCCGCCCTCGATCGACATGTTGCAGACCGTCATGCGGCCCTCCATCGAGAGCGCGCGGATCGCGGAGCCCGCGTACTCGATGACGTGGCCCTGCGCCCCGGCCACGCCGATCTGGCCGATGGTGCCGAGGATCAGGTCCTTGGCGCCCACGCCCACGCCGGCGTCGCCCTCGATGTTGATGCGCATCGTGCGCGGCGGCGCCTGGGTGAGGGTCTGCGTGGCGAGCACGTGCTCGACCTCGCTGGTGCCGATGCCGAACGCCAGCGCGCCGAACGCCCCGTGGGTGGACGTGTGGCTGTCGCCGCAGACGATCGTCATGCCGGGCTGGGTGACCCCGAGCTCCGGGCCGATGATGTGCACGATCCCCTGCCGGTTGCTGCGGATGGAGAAGAGCGGCACGCCGAACTCGGCGCAGTTGCGCTCCAGCGCCTCGATCTGCGCCCGCGAGAGCGGGTCGGCGATGCCGGCCTCGCGCCCGATCGTGGGCACGTTGTGGTCGACGGTCGCCAGCGTGCGGTCCGGCCGGCGCACCCTGCGCCCGGCCAGGCGCAGGCCGTCGAAGGCCTGCGGCGAGGTGACCTCGTGCACCAGGTGCAGGTCGACGAACAGGATCGCCGGACCGGTTGCGTCGGCCGCCCGCACCTGGTGGGCGTCCCAGACCTTCTGGAACAGGGTCCTCCCCATCACACTCCTCCCGTCGCGACCCGCTCGCCGTGCTCGGCGTGGCGGCTGGCGTTCACCGCGCGGACGTATGCCGTCGCGCTCGCCTCCAACACATCGGTCGAGACCCCCTGGCCGGCGAACCGCCGCCCGTCGATCTCGCAGACCACCCGCGCCTCGCCGAGGGCGTCCTTGCCGCCCGTCACGGCCGAGACCGCGTACTCCAGCAGCGTGCCCTCGGTGCCCGCCGCGCGGTCGATCGCCTTCATCAACGCGTCGACCGGCCCGTCGCCGTCGGCCTCTGCCTCGCGCCGCGAGCCGTCGGCCTCGCGCACCACCACGCGGGCGTGCGGGGTGCCGCCGGTCCCGCCGGCGAAGTGCAGCTCATCCAGCGCGAGCCCGTCGGCGGCGCCCTCCACCCGCATCTCGTCGCCGACGATCGCCTCGAGGTCGGCAGCCGAGATGCGGCCCTTGCGGTCGGCGAGGTCCTTGAAGCGCGCGAAGGCCTGGTCGAGCTCGTCCCTGTCGAGCTCGTAGCCCATCTCCACGAGCGCGTTGCGCAGCGCGTGGCGGCCGGAGTGCTTGCCGAGCACGATCTCGCTCTGGGCGAGCCCCACCGAGGCGTAGTCCATGATCTCGTAGGTCAGCGGGTTGCTGAGCACGCCGTGCTGGTGGATGCCGGCCTCGTGGGCGAACGCGTTGCGGCCCACGATCGCCTTGTTGGGCTGCACGACGTAGCCGGTCATGCGGCTGACCATCCGGCTGGTGCGCGTGATCTCGGTGGTGGTGAGGCCCGACCACAGGCCGCCGAGCGCGTCGGCCCGGGTGCGCAGGATCATGGCCAGCTCCTCCAGCGAGGCGTTGCCGGCGCGCTCGCCGATGCCGTTGATGCAGCCCTCCACCTGGCGCGCGCCCACCTGGACGCCCGCCAGCGAGTTGGCCACGGCCAGCCCCAGGTCGTCGTGGCAGTGCACGGAGAGCACCACGCCGCGCAGCTCGGGGCAGCGGTCGTAGAGCTCGAGCAGGAAGCCCTGGAACTCGGTGGGCGTGGTGTAGCCGACCGTGTCGGGGATGTTGATCGTCCCCGCCCCCTCGGCGATGGCCGCGCCCACGACCTCGGCGACGAAGGCCGGCTCGGAGCGGGTGGCGTCCTCGCAGGAGAACTCCACGTCGTCCACGATCGAGCGGGCCAGCCGCACGGCCTCCGTGGCGGCGGTCAGCACCTGCTCGCGGCTCATCTTGAGCTTGTACGTGAGGTGGATGTCGCTCGTGGCGATGAAGGTGTGGATGCGCGGCCGCTCGGCGTCGCGCACGGCCTCCCCGGCGGTGGTGACGTCGCGCGGGTTGGCGCGCGCGAGCCCGGCCACGATCACGCCCGGCACCTCGGCCGCGACGGCGCGCACGCCCTCGAAGTCGCCCGGTGACGAGATCGGGAAGCCCGCCTCGATCACATCCACGCCGAGGCGCGCGAGCTGGTGCGCGATCTCGACCTTCTCCCGGGTGTTGAGGGTGATCCCGGGGGCCTGCTCACCGTCCCGGAGGGTGGTGTCGAAGAAGGTGATTCGCTTCGCGGGGTCCTGCGGTGCTGCGGTCTGCTCGTCGGCGGTCACGGAAGGGTCTCCTCACGAGGGCTTCGAGGGATTCGTGGCCCGGCGCATCCGGGCGTGGGTGTCGGCAAGCTCCCCCTACCGGGGGAGGAGCCCACGAAGCCCCAGGAGGCCGCGCGACCGGGAGATGGTGATGTGCGCGGCGTCCACGAGCATGCGGGGCAGGATAGCCCCTCCGGCGCCCGCCCGGCAAACGCGGCCATTGACACGACCGCCGGCGAGGGCGCAGGCTCGCGCCATGCGCAGCGCCCCCTCACGCCCCCGCCGCCTCGCGCCGCTGCTCGCCGGCGCGGCGCTGGCCGCCGGCCTGGCCCTCCCGACGGCCGCCGTGGGCGCCCTGCGGGCGACCGACGTCACGCTCTCGGGCAACGCGTCCGTCGCGCGGGCCGTCGTCGCCGTCGACGGCGGCACGCTGAGCGGCCTGGAGCGGCAGGTCGACGCGCTCGACCCCTCCCCCGCCGACGGCCGCGCCGTGGTGCGGATCAACGCGGCCGGCATCCGCACGACCGCCGGCGAGGCCACCCGCGACGGCGTCCGGGTGCGGGTGCGCGGGCGGCCGGGCAACCTGGTCGTGCTGCTCGACGCGGCCCCCGGCCGCTTCAAGTTCGTGTCGTACCGCGTGCCCGGCTCGCGCGACCGCCTGGTGATCGACCTGTGGCGCGCCACCACCGCCCGCGCGGCCCAGCGGCTGGACGACGGCTGCCTGCGCCTCGTGTCGTGGCGGGGCGGGGCGGCGCCCCGGGTGCGCGGCCTGGAGCTCGAGCCGCTCTTCGAGCACACCGTCGTGACGTCCCTGCGCGCCGAGGGCGCCGGCGGGTCCACGATCTCGCTCCGCCCGCGCACCGCGGTCGGCGGGGTGTTCCTGCCGGACTTCTCGGGCTACCGCACGCCCGGCCGCTGGGGCGGGCCGCTGCCGCACAGCCTGCCGGCCGAGCAGCGGGCGATGCTCGAGGCGTGGTCGACCTCGGCGAAGGACGGCTCCCTGGACTGCCTCGTGCAGGTGCCGGTGGTGCTCACGCCGTAGGTCGCCGGGCGCCCCGCCGCGGGGGGCGGGGCGCCCGCGGACCGCCGGCCCGGTCGATCGCCGGGCCGGCCCCGCTAGGCCGAGTCGACCTCCAGGGCGGCGAACCACACCCTGTCGAAGCCCTCGACGTGCTGGATGGCCCGCACGGTCTCCGGCGGGACCGGCGAGTCGACGGTCACCGCCATCACGGCGAGCCCCTCGGCCCGCGAGCGCGACACCGCCATGGAGGCGATGTTCACGTGGGCGAGGCCCAGGATGGTGCCGACCCGGCCGATCTGGCCGGGGATGTCGAGGTAGCGGAAGAGGCCGATGTGCGGGGCGAGCTCGATGTCGATGTCCTGGCCGAACGCCTCCACCAGGCGCGGCCGCGCCGCGGTGCCGACGGTCGTGCCGCTGATCGCGACGTCGCCCGCCCGCAGCGAGAGGCGGTTGGTGTAGTCGCGGGCCCGCGGGATCGTGATCTCCGACCACTCGATGCCGCGCTCCTCGGCGAGGCTCGTGGCGTTGACCACGTTGACCGGCTCCTCGATGCGGCCGTGCAGCACGCCCTCGAGCACCGCGGAGGTGAGCAGGCGGGTGTCGAGGCTGGCGAGCTGGCCCTCGTAGGAGATCTCGACGGGGGCCGGGCCGCCGACGAGCACCGCCAGCAGCTGGCCGAGCAGCTTCGCGAGCGGCAGGAAGGGGCCGAGCACCTCGAGTGCCTCGGGGCCGACGGCCGGGATGTTCACCGCGGAGGTGACCACCCCGCCGGTGAGCGCCGCCGCCACCTGCTCGGCCACGACGATGCCGGCGCGGTCCTGGGCCTCCTCGGTGGAGGCGCCGAGGTGCGGCGTCACCACCACGCCCGGCAGCCCGAACAGCGGGCTCTCGACCGTCGGCTCCTTCGGGAAGACGTCGATGCCGGCGCCCCCGAGGTGCCCGCTCCTGAGCGCCTCGACGAGGGCGTCCTGGTCCACCACGTCGCCGCGCGCGGCGTTGATCAGGCGGGCGCCCGGCTTCATGGCGGCGAACGCCGCGGCGTCGACGAAGCCCCGGGTCTCCGGCGTCGAGGCCAGGTGCAGGGTGACGAAGTCGGCGACGGCGTAGAGGTCGGCCGGGGTGTCGGCCTTGTCGACGCCCAGCTCGCGGTAGCGGCCCTCGGCGACGAGCGGGTCGTACGCGACCACGTGCATGCCGAGGCCCTTCGCCCGCTCCGCGACCATCTGGCCGATGCGGCCGAAGCCGAGCACGCCGAGCGTCTTGCCGGTCACCTCGATGCCGCCGAAGCGCGAGCGCTCCCACCTGCCGGCCACGAGGCTCGAGTGCGCCTGGGGGATGTTCCGCGCCTGGGCGAGCATCAGCGCGATGGCGTGCTCGGCCGCCGACAGGGCGTTGGAGCCCGCGGCGTTGCAGACCACGATGCCGCGCCGGGTGGCGGCGGGCACGTCGACGTTGTCGACCCCGGTCCCGGCCCGGCCGACCACCTTCAGGCGCTCGGCGCGCGCGATGAGGTCGCCGGTGACCTTCGTCGCGCTGCGCACCACGATCGCGTCGTACGCGCCGATGCGCTCCTCGAGCTCCTCCTTCGACCAGTCCAGGCCGAGGTCGACCGAGAACAGGTTGGAGAGGTGCTCGACCCCGGCGTCGGCGATGCGCTCGCAGACGAGCACCCGCAGGTCGGCGCGCGCCAGCGTGCCCATCAGGCGGCCGCCCCGAGCGCCTCGCTCGCGACGCCCTGCGCCGCGCGCAGGCCGGCCCCGAGCTCGACCGGGTGGCCGAGGCCGTCCAGCACGATCTCGAGCGCGCCGATCGTGGTGACGATGTCGCGGTAGTCGTAGTAGCCGCAGTGGCCGATGCGGGCGATCCGGCCCGACAGCTTGCCCTGGCCGCCGGCGATCGTGATGCCGAAGCGCGCCTTCATCCCGGCGGGGATCGCCTTGCCGTCGACCCCCTCGGGCACGCGGAACGCGGTGACCACGTTGGCCTCGGGGTTCTCGGGCCCGAGCAGCTCGAGGCCCATCGCCTTGACCGCCGCCCGGCACATGCGGCCGAGCACCCGGTGGCGGGCGAACACGTTCTGCAGCCCCTCGGCGTCGATCAGCTCGAGCGCGGCCTGCAGCTGGCAGACGAGCGTGACCGGCGGGGTGAACGGGCTGCGCGAGCCGCCCTTGCGGGTGCGCTCCCAGTCGAGGTAGAAGCCGCCCGGGCCGAGGCCGGCCGAGCGGGCGATGGCGCGCTCGTTGGCCGCGACGAAGGCCAGGCCGGGGGGCGTCATGAGCCCCTTCTGCGACCCGGAGACGACCACGTCGACGCCCCAGCGGTCCATCGGCAGGTCCACCACGCCGAGGCCGGACACGGCGTCGGCCACCAGGATGCGGTCGCCCACGGCGGCGCGCAGCGCGGGCAGGTCGTTGACCACGCCGGTCGAGGTCTCGCTCTGGGTGGTGAAGACGACCTCGATCCCCGGCTCGCGCTCGAGGGCCTCGGCCACGGCGGCCGGGTCGACCGGCGTCCCCCACTCGAACTCGAGCAGGGTGGCCTCGACGCCCTCGTCGGCGCAGATCTTGGCCCAGCGGTCGCCGAAGTTGCCGCACGAGGCCACCAGCACCTTCTCGCCGCGGGCGGCGAGGTTGGCGACGGCCGACGACATCGCCCCGGTGCCCGACGCCCCGAAGACGAGCACGTCGCCCTCGGTCTGGAAGACCGTGCCGAGCCGCCGCACGACGTCCTCCCAGACGGCGACGAACTCGGGCGAGCGCGAGTAGAGGATCGGGCGCGCCCCGGCCTCGACGACCTCGGGGGGCAGGGCGGTGGGCCCCGGCACCATCAGGGTGCGCTTGAGGTTCCCGACGGTCGCCGGCGCGCCGACGGGGGCGGATGTCGCGGCGGTCATCTCAGAACTCCGTGTCGATCCAGGACATCATCCCGCGCAGGCGCTTGCCGACCTCCTCGACCGGGTGCTCGGCGTCGCGTCGCTCGAGGGCGGTGAACTGCGGGCGGCCGACCTGGTTCTCGGTGAGCCACTCCTTCGCGAACTGGCCGGTCTGGATCTCGCTCAGGATGCGCCGCATCTCGGCGCGGGTCTCGTCGGTGATGATGCGCCGGCCGCGCGTCAGGTCGCCGTACTCGGCGGTGTTCGAGATCGAGTAGCGCATCCCCGAGATGCCCTTCTCGTACATCAGGTCGACGATCAGCTTGAGCTCGTGCAGGCACTCGAAGTACGCGAGGTCGGGGTTGTACCCGGCCTCGGTCAGCGTGTCGAAGCCCGCGCGCACCAGCTCGGAGAGGCCGCCGCACAGCACCACCTGCTCGCCGAACAGGTCGGTCTCGGTCTCCTCGGCGAACGTGGTCTGGATGACGCCCGCCCGGGTGCAGCCGATGCCCTTCGCGTAGGCGAGCGCGGTCTGCATCGCGCGGCCGCTCGCGTCCTGGGCCACGGCCACGAGGCCCGGGGTGCCGGCGCCCTCGGCGTAGGTGCGGCGCACGAGGTGGCCGGGGCCCTTCGGGGCGCACATCACCACGTCGACGCCCTCCGGCGGCACGACCTGGCCGAAGTGGATGGCGAAGCCGTGCGCGAACAGCAGCGTGTCGCCGGCGTTGAGGCCGGGGCGGATCTCGTCGCGGAAGATCTGCGCCTGCAGCTCGTCCAGCGTGAGGATCATGACGAGGTCGCCCTTCGCGGCCGCCTCGGCCGGCGGCAGCACCTCGAGCCCCTCCTCGCGGGCCGCGGCCACCGACGACGAGTCGGGCCGCAGGCCCACCACCACCGACACCCCCGAGTCGCGCAGGTTGAGCGCGTGGGCGTGGCCCTGGCTGCCGTAGCCGATCACGGCCACGGTCCTGCCGCTCAGCAGGTCGAGATCGGCGTCGTCGTCATAGAACATCGGCACGGTGCGGACTCCGGGTGCTTGGGATGGGCCGGATGCCGGGCGCCCGGCGGAGCGTGGGCGCTCGGGGCTAGGTGACCGACGGGCCGCGCCCGAGGGCGACCACACCGGTCTTGACCAGCTCGATGAGCCCGAACGGGCGCACGAGCTGCTCGAAGTTGAGGAGCTGATCGGTCTCCCCCGTCACCTGGATCGTCAGCGACTCGGGGGTCACGTCGAGGATCTGCGCCTCGAAGATCTCGACGAGCTGGATCACCTCGCTGCGCGTGCTCGCGTCGGCCTTCACCTTCATCAGCGCGAGCTCGCGCGAGACCGTGTTCTCCGGGTCCATGTCCCGGATCTTGATCACGTTGACGAGCTTGTCGAGCTGCTTCGTCATCTGCTCGACGGGGAAGCGGCTCGTGTCGACGGTGATCGTCATGCGCGACCGGTCGGCGTCCTCGGTCGGGCTCACGGCCAGCGAGTCGATGTTGTAGCCGCGGCGGGTGAACAGGCCCGCGACACGCGAGAGGACGCCCGGCTTGTTCTCGACCAGGACGGAGAGGGTGTGCTTCACGGGCGGGCAGCATACCCGACGGGCCCCCCGGGCCGGGGCGCCCGCCGGGCGGGCGCTCAGCCCGCCGCGACCTTCTCGCGCACGAGCTCGCCCACGCGGGCGGGATCGGCGCGGCCGCCGGTGGCCTTCATCGCCTGCCCCACGAAGAAGCCGACCACCTTGTCCTTGCCGCCGCGCAGCTGCTCCGCCTGGGCCGGGTTGTCGGCCAGCAGGCGCTCCACGAGGGCCACGAGCTCGCCTTCGTCGGAGATCTGGCCGAGGCCCTTCTCCTCCACCACCCGCGCGGGCGGGGCGCCGGTGCGCACGACCTCGGCGAGCACCTCCTTGGCGAGCGGCACCGACAGCGTGCGGTCGCCGAGCAGGGCGAGCAGCTCCGCCATGCGCGCCGGGGTGACGGCGCTCTCCCAGGGCTCCTGGCCGAGCTCGCGCAGCTGGGCGCGCAGCTCGCCGCGGATCCAGTTGGCGGCCGCCTTGGGATCGGCGCCGGTCGCGACGACCGCCTCGAAGTACGCGGCCAGCTCGGCGGGCTCCGAGAGCACCTCCGCGTCCTCGAAGGTCAGGCCCAGGTCGTCGGTCCAGCGCCGCCGGGTGACCGCGGGCAGCGCGGGCAGGCCGGCGCGGAGCTCCTCCACCCAGGCCCGGTCCGGCACCACCGGCACCAGGTCGGGCTCGGGGAAGTAGCGGTAGTCGTGCGCCTCCTCCTTCGAGCGCAGGGAGTGGATCTCGTTGAGCTCCGGGTCGTAGTGGAGCGTCTCCTGCGTCACCCGGCCGCCGGCCTCGATGATCCCGATCTGGCGCGCGATCTCGGCCTCCATGCCGCGCTCGAGGAAGCGGAAGCTGTTCATGTTCTTGAGCTCGGTCTTGGTGCCGAGCCCCGCGCTGCCGGCGGGCCGCACGCTGACGTTGGCGTCCGCGCGCATGGAGCCCTCCTCCATGTTGCAGTCGCTCACGCCGAGGCGCCGCAGCGTGGCGCGCAGCTGGCGCAGGAAGGCGCCCGCCTGGGCGGGCGTGCGCAGGTCCGGCTCGGTGACGATCTCGAGCAGCGGCGTGCCGCCCCGGTTGAAGTCGACGCCGGAGGCCTCGGCCCCCGCCCGCCGCCCGCCGCCGCCCACGTGCACGAGCTTGGCGGCGTCCTCCTCGAGGTGCGCGCGCGTGATGCCGACCTCGAACGAGCCCTCGGGCGTCAGCACCTCCACCCGGCCGCCGATGCAGATCGGCTCGTCGTACTGGGAGATCTGGTACGCCTTCGAGAGGTCGGGATAGAAGTAGTTCTTGCGGTGGAACTGCGAGCGCGGGGCGATCTCGCAGCCGAGCGCGAGGCCGGTGATGATCGCCAGCCGGACCGCCTCGCGGTTGACCACCGGCAGCACCCCGGGGTGCGCCAGGCAGACCGGGCAGGTGTGCGTGTTGGGCGGGTCGCCGAAGCGCAGCTCGCAGCCGCAGAACATCTTGGTGCGGGTGGCGAGCTGGACGTGGATCTCAACGCCGATCACCGCCTCCCAGCCGGTCGCGGCCGTCGTCATGCGACCCCCGGCGGGGCGGGCGCGAAGGCCAGCGCGCCCTCGAGCGCGTGGGCCACGTCGAGCAGGCGGTTCTCGCTGAAGGCCGGGCCGGCGATCTGCAGGCCCACCGGCAGGCCCTCGGAGAGGCCGCACGGGATGGAGATCGCCGGCAGGCCGGCGAGGCTCACGGGGATCGTGCAGACGTCGGAGAGGTACATGGAGAGCGGGTCCTCGATGCGCTCGCCGAAGCGGAACGCCACCGTCGGCGATGTCGGCGACAGCAGGAAGTCCGTCTCCGCGAACGCGGCGTCGAAGTCGCGCCGGATGAGGGTGCGGACCTTCTGCGCGCGCAGGTAGTACGCGTCGTAGTAGCCCGAGGCGAGCGCGAAGGTGCCGAGCATCACCCGCCGCTTGACCTCCGGCCCGAAGCCGTCGCCGCGCGTGCGCTCGTAGTGCTCGAGCAGGTCGGCGGCGTCCTCGTGGCGGGGCCCGTAGCGGATGCCGTCGAAGCGGGCGAGGTTGGCCGAGCACTCGGCGGGCGCGATGAGGTAGTAGGTCGAGACGCCGTATGCGCTCGAGGGCAGGCTCACCTCGCGCACGCTGCCGCCGAGCTCCTCCACCCGGGCGACGGCGGCCTCCACCGCCGCCCGCACGCCCGGCTCGACGCCCTCGCCCATCAGCTCGCCGACCACGCCGAACGTCAGGCCGCGCAGGTCCTCGGCCGAGGGCACGGCGACCGGCTCGGGCCAGTCGAGCGACGTCGAGTCGCGCTCGTCCCGGCCCACGATGTGCGACAGCAGCAGGGCGGCGTCGCCGACGGTGCGGGTGAACGGGCCCACCTGGTCGAGCGACGAGGCGAAGGCGATGAGCCCGTAGCGCGACACCGCGCCGTAGGTCGGCTTCATGCCCACGATGCCGCACAGGGCGGCGGGCTGGCGGATGGATCCGCCCGTGTCGCTGCCGAGCGCCCACGGCGCCTGGAAGGCCGCCACGGCGGCGGCCGACCCGCCGCTCGAGCCGCCCGGCACGCGGCCGGGGTCCCAGGGGTTGCGCGTGGGCTGGAAGGCCGAGTTCTCGGTGCTCGACCCCATGGCGAACTCGTCCATGTTGGTCTTGCCGATCACGATCGCCCCGGCCCGCTCGAGCCGCTCGACGCACGTCGCCGTGTAGAGCGGCCGGAAGCCCTCGAGGATGCGCGACCCCGCGGTCGTGGTGAGGTCGCGCGTGGAGAGCGCGTCCTTGATCGCGATCGGCACGCCCCCCAACGGCGGGCGCTCCGGCATCGCGTCGATCTCGGCGGCCCGTGCCCGCGCCCGCTCGGCGTCGATCGCCAGGAAGGAGCCCCACCGGTCGTCCTCGGCGCGCGCCAGGTGCGCGTCGACCAGCTCGGCCGCGCCCACCTCGCCCGCGTGCAGGGCGCGCACGAGGTCGCGCGCGGTGCGCTCGTGCAGGGCGGTCACGGCTCGAACCGCGGGACGGCGAAGCGCTGCTCGACCACCTCGGGGGCCTCCCGCAGCGCCTCGTCCGCGGAGAGGCTCGGGTGCGGGACGTCGTCGCGCATGACGTTCTCCAGTGCGAGGACGTGGGTGGTGGGCGGCACGTCGTCCAGGTCGAGCGCCTGGATGGCGTCGACGTGGTCGAGGATGGTGGAGAGCTCCTCCTTCATGCGGTGCTCCTCGTCGTCGTCGAGGTGCAGCCGCGCGAGGCGGGCGACATGGCGGACGGTGGCGTCATCGATCACAGCGGGGAGCGTATCGGAGCGATACGGGTCGACGGCCGTGCGACAAGGCGTACGGGCGCCCTCTTGCGGGGCGCCCGGGACGCGCAGATGGCGCCTGGCCGGCGCCATCTGCAAACGGCGGCACCGCCTTCGGCGGGACGGGCCGCCTTGCGCGCAGGCCGCCCGGATCGACCGGGCGGCCTGCGCCGGTCGCGGGCGGCGACCGGCGGAGCGGCGCGTTCCCGGGCCTCCTACACAGGCGGTGGGAGGCTCACCAGCACGGCCACGCTCACGAGCAGCGCCGCCGCGACGATGAGCTCGGCGCGGACGCTCGTCCGCAGGGCGGCGCCCGCGCCGCGGTCGTCGGGGTCCAGCCCGAGGGCGGCCCGCTCCAGGCGCGGGTGGACGATCATCCGGTTGTAGGCGCCGCCCACGAGCAGCACGGCGAACAGCGCCAGCTTCACGACGAGCGCGCGGCCGTAGCCGGTGTCGAGCAGGTCCGCGAGCGAGGCCTCCGCCAGCGCCCGGTAGACGCCGGTCAC harbors:
- the gatA gene encoding Asp-tRNA(Asn)/Glu-tRNA(Gln) amidotransferase subunit GatA, with product MTALHERTARDLVRALHAGEVGAAELVDAHLARAEDDRWGSFLAIDAERARARAAEIDAMPERPPLGGVPIAIKDALSTRDLTTTAGSRILEGFRPLYTATCVERLERAGAIVIGKTNMDEFAMGSSTENSAFQPTRNPWDPGRVPGGSSGGSAAAVAAFQAPWALGSDTGGSIRQPAALCGIVGMKPTYGAVSRYGLIAFASSLDQVGPFTRTVGDAALLLSHIVGRDERDSTSLDWPEPVAVPSAEDLRGLTFGVVGELMGEGVEPGVRAAVEAAVARVEELGGSVREVSLPSSAYGVSTYYLIAPAECSANLARFDGIRYGPRHEDAADLLEHYERTRGDGFGPEVKRRVMLGTFALASGYYDAYYLRAQKVRTLIRRDFDAAFAETDFLLSPTSPTVAFRFGERIEDPLSMYLSDVCTIPVSLAGLPAISIPCGLSEGLPVGLQIAGPAFSENRLLDVAHALEGALAFAPAPPGVA
- the ilvN gene encoding acetolactate synthase small subunit — translated: MKHTLSVLVENKPGVLSRVAGLFTRRGYNIDSLAVSPTEDADRSRMTITVDTSRFPVEQMTKQLDKLVNVIKIRDMDPENTVSRELALMKVKADASTRSEVIQLVEIFEAQILDVTPESLTIQVTGETDQLLNFEQLVRPFGLIELVKTGVVALGRGPSVT
- the gatB gene encoding Asp-tRNA(Asn)/Glu-tRNA(Gln) amidotransferase subunit GatB codes for the protein MTTAATGWEAVIGVEIHVQLATRTKMFCGCELRFGDPPNTHTCPVCLAHPGVLPVVNREAVRLAIITGLALGCEIAPRSQFHRKNYFYPDLSKAYQISQYDEPICIGGRVEVLTPEGSFEVGITRAHLEEDAAKLVHVGGGGRRAGAEASGVDFNRGGTPLLEIVTEPDLRTPAQAGAFLRQLRATLRRLGVSDCNMEEGSMRADANVSVRPAGSAGLGTKTELKNMNSFRFLERGMEAEIARQIGIIEAGGRVTQETLHYDPELNEIHSLRSKEEAHDYRYFPEPDLVPVVPDRAWVEELRAGLPALPAVTRRRWTDDLGLTFEDAEVLSEPAELAAYFEAVVATGADPKAAANWIRGELRAQLRELGQEPWESAVTPARMAELLALLGDRTLSVPLAKEVLAEVVRTGAPPARVVEEKGLGQISDEGELVALVERLLADNPAQAEQLRGGKDKVVGFFVGQAMKATGGRADPARVGELVREKVAAG
- a CDS encoding pyridoxal-phosphate-dependent aminotransferase family protein, which translates into the protein MTAATSAPVGAPATVGNLKRTLMVPGPTALPPEVVEAGARPILYSRSPEFVAVWEDVVRRLGTVFQTEGDVLVFGASGTGAMSSAVANLAARGEKVLVASCGNFGDRWAKICADEGVEATLLEFEWGTPVDPAAVAEALEREPGIEVVFTTQSETSTGVVNDLPALRAAVGDRILVADAVSGLGVVDLPMDRWGVDVVVSGSQKGLMTPPGLAFVAANERAIARSAGLGPGGFYLDWERTRKGGSRSPFTPPVTLVCQLQAALELIDAEGLQNVFARHRVLGRMCRAAVKAMGLELLGPENPEANVVTAFRVPEGVDGKAIPAGMKARFGITIAGGQGKLSGRIARIGHCGYYDYRDIVTTIGALEIVLDGLGHPVELGAGLRAAQGVASEALGAAA
- the ilvC gene encoding ketol-acid reductoisomerase, yielding MFYDDDADLDLLSGRTVAVIGYGSQGHAHALNLRDSGVSVVVGLRPDSSSVAAAREEGLEVLPPAEAAAKGDLVMILTLDELQAQIFRDEIRPGLNAGDTLLFAHGFAIHFGQVVPPEGVDVVMCAPKGPGHLVRRTYAEGAGTPGLVAVAQDASGRAMQTALAYAKGIGCTRAGVIQTTFAEETETDLFGEQVVLCGGLSELVRAGFDTLTEAGYNPDLAYFECLHELKLIVDLMYEKGISGMRYSISNTAEYGDLTRGRRIITDETRAEMRRILSEIQTGQFAKEWLTENQVGRPQFTALERRDAEHPVEEVGKRLRGMMSWIDTEF